Proteins co-encoded in one Aspergillus luchuensis IFO 4308 DNA, chromosome 6, nearly complete sequence genomic window:
- the CBP4 gene encoding uncharacterized protein (COG:U;~EggNog:ENOG410PS0U;~InterPro:IPR012420;~PFAM:PF07960;~TransMembrane:1 (o6-28i)): MSRAGTWMKMLGVGIVICVGGPAFVQYIRPTDEELFKRYNPDLQKRSLEEGDRRAREFDEYVTRLKQWSKSDKSIWYAAQEQQEQKRVEAEVQRNQARDDAKVQREEMRKELLGEK, encoded by the exons atgtCTCGGGCAGGAActtggatgaagatgctcGGCGT cGGCATCGTCATTTGTGTCGGCGGTCCGGCTTTCGTCCAATACATCCGTCCTACCGACGAAGAATTGTTCAAGCGTTATAACCCGGATCTTCAGAAGCGGAGtttggaggaaggggatcGCCGGGCTCGGGAATTCGATGAATATGTTACCCGGTTGAAGCAATGGTCTAAGTCTGATAAGTCGA TCTGGTACGCGGCGCAGGAACAACAGGAACAGAAGCGAGTGGAGGCCGAGGTACAACGGAACCAGGCTAGGGATGATGCTAAGGTACAACGtgaggagatgaggaaggaaTTGCTGGGTGAGAAATAG